In Pseudonocardia sp. C8, one genomic interval encodes:
- a CDS encoding PDR/VanB family oxidoreductase, with product MTGTWTTVAVESVQPCATDVVAITLAAAGGMTLPSWAPGAHIDVDLGAGFVRQYSLCGDPDDSGRWRIAVLREAAGRGGSQRVHDLVRAGDRLPVRGPRNHFPLVDADRYVFVAGGIGITPILPMLRRVAALNRPWTALYGGRSRNSMAFVDELRAVPGGELQIVPQDESGLLDLVTPLGGAPGEHSVVYCCGPEALISAVERASAHWPAGTLHRERFSAPPVTGGGGAFDVVLRRSGVRLTVPEHVPLLDVIESAGIAVENSCRAGICGTCQVRVCSGELDHQDDVLSDDERDRGDVMLPCVSRARGGILVLDL from the coding sequence ATGACCGGTACCTGGACCACGGTCGCCGTCGAGTCCGTCCAGCCCTGCGCCACGGACGTCGTGGCGATCACGCTCGCCGCGGCGGGCGGGATGACGCTGCCGTCCTGGGCCCCCGGCGCGCACATCGACGTCGATCTCGGCGCCGGGTTCGTCCGGCAGTACTCCCTCTGCGGGGACCCTGACGACTCCGGCCGGTGGCGGATCGCCGTGCTGCGCGAGGCCGCGGGCCGCGGCGGCTCGCAACGGGTCCACGACCTCGTTCGCGCCGGGGACAGGCTCCCGGTACGCGGCCCGCGCAACCATTTCCCGCTCGTCGACGCCGATCGCTACGTCTTCGTCGCCGGCGGGATCGGCATCACGCCGATCCTGCCGATGCTCCGCCGGGTCGCGGCGCTGAACCGGCCGTGGACGGCGTTGTACGGCGGTCGGTCCCGGAACTCCATGGCATTCGTCGACGAGCTCCGCGCGGTCCCGGGTGGCGAGCTCCAGATCGTCCCCCAGGACGAGTCCGGGTTGCTCGATCTCGTGACGCCCCTCGGAGGCGCGCCGGGCGAGCACTCGGTCGTCTACTGCTGCGGCCCGGAGGCGCTGATCTCCGCGGTTGAACGGGCGTCCGCGCACTGGCCGGCCGGGACCCTGCATCGCGAGCGGTTCAGCGCTCCGCCCGTCACCGGCGGGGGCGGCGCGTTCGACGTCGTCCTCCGGCGCAGCGGGGTGCGCCTGACGGTGCCCGAGCACGTGCCGCTGCTGGACGTCATCGAGAGCGCGGGCATCGCCGTGGAGAACTCCTGCCGAGCCGGGATCTGCGGCACCTGCCAGGTGCGGGTGTGCTCGGGCGAGCTGGACCATCAGGACGACGTCCTGTCCGACGACGAGCGCGACCGCGGCGATGTGATGCTGCCGTGCGTCTCCCGGGCCCGCGG